From Levilactobacillus zymae, a single genomic window includes:
- a CDS encoding helix-turn-helix transcriptional regulator, whose amino-acid sequence MNHVKDYRQQRGLSQLKLAQTVGVARQTINLIENGKYNPSLKLCLGIAKALGTDLNSLFWEE is encoded by the coding sequence ATGAACCACGTCAAAGACTATCGACAACAACGGGGATTGTCGCAGTTGAAGCTTGCGCAGACCGTGGGGGTCGCGCGGCAAACCATTAATTTGATCGAAAATGGGAAATATAATCCGTCACTCAAATTGTGTTTGGGTATCGCTAAGGCCCTAGGGACGGATTTAAACAGCTTATTCTGGGAGGAATGA
- a CDS encoding DUF3278 domain-containing protein: MGKSSLYVRLVKRFYGIDGVLDEYKLQKINHLGNVMFLWLMGYLLLGDLALMVALVKVPAEQVLTVAIFANLVVVAIVIGVLIGVLRKLKLDDVEITAAELPQRVKRLRWRALGAGLYFFGITLLTQSLMDWWFDGTSLVATFTSPGFYGTGLSGGVFFGVWMYVVWRLHLKIVE, from the coding sequence ATGGGGAAATCGAGTTTATACGTCCGGTTGGTCAAGCGTTTCTACGGCATCGACGGCGTGTTGGACGAGTACAAATTACAAAAGATCAATCATTTAGGCAACGTGATGTTTCTGTGGCTCATGGGGTACCTACTATTGGGCGATTTGGCTCTCATGGTTGCCCTGGTGAAGGTGCCCGCCGAGCAAGTCCTGACCGTCGCCATCTTTGCCAATTTAGTGGTCGTGGCCATCGTGATTGGCGTGCTGATCGGGGTCTTACGGAAACTTAAGTTAGATGATGTTGAGATTACGGCGGCCGAGTTGCCCCAGCGGGTGAAGCGGTTGCGTTGGCGGGCCTTGGGCGCGGGCCTCTACTTTTTCGGAATCACGTTGCTGACGCAGAGCTTAATGGATTGGTGGTTTGACGGGACCAGCCTAGTGGCGACCTTTACCTCACCCGGCTTCTACGGCACCGGCTTAAGCGGGGGCGTGTTCTTTGGCGTCTGGATGTACGTGGTTTGGCGGTTACACTTGAAGATTGTCGAGTGA
- a CDS encoding DUF3278 domain-containing protein → MTQGYLWTLQHFYHIHGVLDEYRVAELNRLGNRTFQVLWGYLLLSNLVALLATLRFSTTLVLGD, encoded by the coding sequence ATGACTCAGGGTTATCTATGGACATTGCAGCATTTTTACCACATTCATGGCGTGTTAGACGAGTACCGGGTGGCCGAACTCAATCGGCTAGGCAACCGCACCTTTCAGGTCCTATGGGGATACTTGTTACTGTCGAACCTGGTAGCGTTACTCGCCACGTTGCGGTTTTCAACGACGTTGGTTTTAGGGGACTGA
- a CDS encoding putative sulfate exporter family transporter, producing the protein MLEIRTTLASRPFWGAAVITLICAVAGSELAQLPYLNLVGALVIALLLGMACQVRPQLVTPNLAGIGFISNKFLRLGIILLGFKLNLIQLASAGVKTITLAAVVVTGMILLTYNLSRKMGVEKDLAILTATGTSICGAAAVMGVSPQIKVPAEKAEQQRENEVLAVAIVAILGTVFTLIEIGLKPLLHLTAVQFGVMTGGSLHEIAHAVAAGSAGGPVSLDTAIITKLSRVLLLAPAAVIIGLWYQKTTPQANTDANAKLPIPWFMAGFILTSVIGTFIPLGDAVVAGLVKLAYIFLGMAMAALGMSVNFKVIAHRGSRPFLAATLASVVLMTCVTIASKLFF; encoded by the coding sequence ATGTTAGAAATTCGAACGACCTTAGCGTCCCGACCATTCTGGGGGGCCGCCGTGATCACGTTGATCTGTGCCGTGGCCGGTAGCGAACTGGCCCAACTGCCCTACCTCAATCTAGTGGGGGCTTTGGTCATCGCCCTACTCTTGGGGATGGCTTGTCAGGTCCGGCCCCAACTGGTAACCCCCAACCTGGCCGGAATCGGCTTCATTTCCAATAAGTTCTTGCGTTTAGGTATTATTTTATTAGGCTTCAAATTGAACTTAATCCAACTGGCCAGCGCCGGGGTCAAGACCATCACCTTGGCCGCCGTCGTGGTTACCGGGATGATCTTACTGACCTACAACCTGAGCCGGAAGATGGGGGTCGAAAAGGACCTGGCCATCTTGACGGCCACCGGGACCAGCATCTGTGGGGCCGCCGCCGTCATGGGCGTGTCGCCACAGATCAAGGTGCCCGCCGAAAAGGCCGAACAACAACGGGAAAACGAAGTCCTGGCCGTGGCCATCGTCGCCATCTTGGGGACCGTCTTTACCTTGATTGAAATCGGCTTAAAGCCGCTCTTGCACCTGACCGCCGTTCAATTCGGGGTCATGACCGGGGGCTCACTACACGAAATCGCCCACGCGGTCGCCGCCGGGAGCGCCGGTGGTCCGGTCAGTCTGGACACCGCCATCATCACCAAGTTATCCCGGGTGCTCCTGTTAGCCCCGGCCGCCGTGATCATCGGGCTGTGGTACCAAAAGACGACGCCGCAAGCCAACACGGACGCCAACGCTAAGTTACCGATTCCTTGGTTCATGGCCGGCTTCATCCTGACCAGTGTCATCGGTACCTTTATTCCCTTGGGGGACGCTGTCGTCGCTGGGCTGGTCAAGTTGGCCTACATCTTCTTGGGGATGGCCATGGCCGCCCTGGGGATGAGCGTGAACTTCAAGGTCATCGCCCACCGCGGTAGTCGACCATTCTTAGCCGCCACTTTAGCTTCCGTAGTCTTAATGACCTGCGTCACGATTGCCAGCAAGCTGTTCTTCTAA
- a CDS encoding LysR family transcriptional regulator: protein MFDQRYQTFRVLVATKSYTRTAEELFITQPAVSQQIKSLETEVGVPLVHYQRPYLTITTAGQQLAAFIQRTQAQSTKLLNDLRQPGQQRQLTFSTTLSISEFLAPQLVRVLQAQGSYRQINCQITNTQTALRALQTGTSDFALIEGNFEKHAFDYQVIRHEPFVGIVGATSPLAQLTRVTWADLTNYPLIIREGGSGSRDILLHLAQAANVSLADFPQVITVNHPAAIRQLLLADVGVSFVYRSVVQAELATGQLVELPLASGRLEHDLDLVYVKDSFFAADYAQLAAQLR from the coding sequence ATGTTTGATCAACGCTATCAAACCTTTCGGGTTCTGGTCGCCACGAAATCCTATACCCGTACGGCCGAGGAATTATTTATCACCCAACCGGCCGTTTCTCAACAAATCAAGAGTCTAGAGACCGAAGTCGGGGTGCCGTTGGTCCATTATCAGCGCCCGTATCTGACCATCACGACGGCTGGCCAACAACTAGCCGCGTTCATTCAGCGGACTCAGGCTCAGTCGACCAAGTTACTCAACGACTTGCGCCAACCGGGGCAGCAACGACAACTGACCTTTAGTACCACCCTGTCCATCAGTGAATTCTTAGCGCCCCAGTTGGTGCGTGTACTACAAGCGCAAGGCAGTTATCGGCAAATTAATTGTCAGATTACGAACACCCAAACGGCGCTACGGGCCCTCCAAACGGGAACCAGCGACTTTGCCTTAATTGAAGGAAACTTTGAAAAGCACGCCTTCGACTACCAGGTGATTCGCCACGAACCCTTCGTGGGTATCGTGGGGGCCACGTCGCCGTTGGCCCAATTGACGCGGGTGACCTGGGCCGATCTGACCAATTACCCACTGATTATCCGGGAAGGTGGATCGGGTAGCCGGGACATCTTACTGCACCTGGCGCAGGCCGCCAACGTCAGTCTGGCAGACTTTCCGCAGGTCATCACGGTCAACCACCCGGCGGCGATTCGCCAACTGTTATTGGCCGACGTGGGGGTCAGCTTTGTCTACCGGTCCGTGGTCCAGGCCGAACTCGCCACGGGTCAGCTGGTCGAACTGCCCTTAGCTTCCGGACGCTTGGAACACGATTTGGACTTAGTCTACGTCAAGGATAGCTTTTTTGCGGCGGACTACGCCCAGCTCGCCGCTCAGCTCCGATAG
- a CDS encoding MFS transporter has protein sequence MTKKTKRAIFILIFSEFLVCLGISLVIPVMPFIKTQLHLSATDMGIMNALFAFAQFVASPLIGRLSDRIGRKPVLTAGLFLYMVSEVLFALTNHLWVFNISRVIGGLSAAMVVPTAMALAADITTKQQRARVIGWLSAAFSGGLILGPGIGGILAGVSYKTPFWVAGALGLLSAVVLITLLPNDAEHEQPVATTTATPTSHPMSRAFWTVPIIILFTMILVSSFGLQGFESIYSIYVNEVFNFSLSNIALVLTLNGLISLFFQVALFDGMVSRLGERRLIRICFFLAAVSTIWITQAHSKLEVMVATLIIFTAFDLLRPAITTLLTKASETNQGLINGLNMSLTSIGNIAGPIMSGMLLDMNTHYPYIVVAGFLIVSYLMAFLLRRPQTAQPVKQN, from the coding sequence GTGACGAAGAAGACGAAACGGGCCATTTTTATTTTAATTTTTAGTGAATTCCTAGTGTGTTTAGGGATTAGTTTAGTGATACCGGTGATGCCGTTTATTAAAACGCAATTGCATCTGAGTGCCACCGATATGGGGATCATGAACGCCCTGTTTGCCTTCGCGCAATTCGTGGCCTCCCCGTTAATTGGCCGACTGTCCGACCGGATTGGCCGCAAGCCGGTCTTAACGGCCGGGTTGTTCCTGTATATGGTCTCCGAAGTGTTATTCGCGCTGACCAACCACTTGTGGGTCTTCAACATTTCGCGGGTCATCGGGGGCCTGTCCGCCGCGATGGTGGTGCCGACCGCCATGGCGTTAGCCGCCGACATCACCACCAAGCAACAACGGGCACGAGTGATTGGCTGGTTGTCCGCCGCCTTTAGTGGGGGCCTGATCTTGGGGCCCGGCATCGGTGGTATCCTGGCCGGCGTCAGCTACAAGACGCCGTTTTGGGTCGCCGGGGCGTTGGGTCTTTTGAGTGCGGTGGTCTTGATCACCTTACTGCCCAACGACGCCGAACACGAACAACCGGTGGCCACCACTACGGCCACACCCACCAGTCACCCGATGAGTCGGGCGTTTTGGACGGTGCCCATCATTATCCTGTTTACCATGATTCTGGTCTCGTCGTTTGGCCTGCAGGGCTTCGAAAGCATCTACAGCATCTACGTCAACGAGGTCTTCAACTTCAGTCTGAGTAACATCGCGCTGGTGTTAACGTTAAATGGGTTGATTTCGTTATTCTTCCAGGTTGCGTTATTCGACGGCATGGTCAGTCGGCTGGGGGAACGGCGGTTGATTCGAATCTGCTTTTTCTTAGCGGCCGTGTCGACCATCTGGATTACCCAGGCGCACAGCAAGCTGGAAGTCATGGTGGCCACGCTGATCATCTTCACGGCGTTCGACCTCTTACGGCCGGCGATTACCACGTTACTGACTAAGGCCAGCGAGACCAACCAGGGTCTGATCAACGGGTTAAACATGTCGTTGACCAGCATCGGTAACATCGCCGGACCCATCATGTCGGGAATGTTGCTCGACATGAACACCCACTACCCGTACATCGTGGTGGCCGGGTTCCTGATTGTGTCGTACCTGATGGCGTTCCTGTTACGCCGACCACAGACGGCCCAACCGGTCAAACAAAACTAA
- a CDS encoding AraC family transcriptional regulator, with the protein MPRPYHERLNFAMELPLRIILHGAAGPKNVLPHWHQAVELTYVYRGTPGDVHIGSSTFAMQAQHLYVINSEVVHSFESILDEDNQVATLLLPAVWLRNLVDSDQLPVWGPLDLDLTTPPYQALHQVVQALVASAQRPSTTRAQYLIDLGMAYRLVGELIKGLTVNGQILNDQRPLPQPLRQAVNEIQENYVSSVSIADLAAKLSYSSVYFSRYFKSYMGISPKAYLGQVRLERATELLMRSQESIQEIARQTGFRTEKNFFVTFKQRFEMTPKTYRERYAAQQEWH; encoded by the coding sequence ATGCCACGGCCGTATCATGAACGTTTAAATTTTGCGATGGAGTTACCCCTGCGAATCATTTTGCACGGAGCAGCGGGGCCCAAGAACGTCTTGCCCCATTGGCACCAAGCCGTCGAATTGACCTACGTTTACCGGGGAACGCCGGGCGATGTACACATTGGAAGTTCCACCTTTGCCATGCAGGCCCAGCACCTGTACGTGATTAATTCGGAGGTGGTCCACAGTTTCGAATCAATTTTAGATGAGGACAATCAGGTGGCCACGTTATTATTGCCGGCCGTGTGGCTGCGTAATCTGGTTGATAGCGACCAGCTACCGGTTTGGGGACCCTTGGACTTGGACTTGACTACGCCACCATATCAGGCGTTGCACCAGGTGGTTCAGGCACTGGTGGCTAGTGCCCAGCGACCGTCGACCACCCGCGCACAGTACCTAATTGATCTGGGAATGGCTTACCGGTTGGTCGGGGAACTGATCAAGGGATTGACGGTCAACGGTCAGATCTTAAACGATCAGCGACCGTTACCGCAGCCGCTTCGGCAGGCGGTTAACGAGATTCAGGAGAACTATGTCAGTTCGGTGTCGATTGCGGACTTGGCGGCTAAATTGAGTTACTCCAGCGTCTATTTTTCGCGGTATTTTAAGTCCTATATGGGGATTTCCCCCAAGGCCTACCTGGGACAGGTTCGGTTGGAACGAGCGACCGAGCTGCTGATGAGGTCGCAAGAATCAATCCAAGAAATCGCCCGGCAGACGGGCTTTCGGACGGAGAAAAACTTCTTCGTGACGTTTAAGCAGCGCTTCGAGATGACGCCCAAGACCTACCGGGAACGGTACGCCGCTCAGCAGGAATGGCATTGA
- a CDS encoding ATP-binding cassette domain-containing protein has product MLTVSNVSMQFSGRKLYSDVNLKFTPGNCYGVIGANGAGKSTLLKIMEGRLQPTTGTVSMGPNERMSSLNQDHFAFEDSVVLDTVIRGHQKLYDIMTEKNALYLKPDFNDEDGIRAAELESEFGEMGGWEAESEAAQLLQNLGIDDSLHGSLMSDLTEPQKVKVLLGQALFGHPDVLLLDEPTNGLDVQSISWLENFLADYENTVIVVSHDRHFLNQVCTHMCDVDFNKITVFVGNYDFWLESSQLAAQLKANANAKKADQIKELQEFIARFSANASKSKQATSRKKQLDKITLDDIQPSSRKYPYIKFVPERELGNDLVRVEHLTKTIDGVTLFDDLSFTLRPGEKTAFVSQNDLTTTTLMQILGGNLEPDNGTVTWGQTTSRTYLPKNVNEFFSADDMTVLDWLRQYAAKEESDNTFLRGFLGKMLFSGEDVTRTVNVLSGGEKVRAMLSKMMLSKANVLVLDDPTNHLDLESITALNDSLVAFPGSMLFTSHDHEFIQTIADRIIAVGPNGLVDRADTSYDEFLGHAQVQAQVAKLYA; this is encoded by the coding sequence ATGCTCACTGTTTCCAACGTTAGTATGCAGTTTTCAGGTCGCAAGCTCTACAGCGACGTGAATTTGAAATTTACGCCCGGTAACTGTTACGGGGTGATTGGTGCCAATGGTGCCGGTAAATCAACGCTTTTGAAGATCATGGAAGGCCGCTTACAACCCACGACGGGAACGGTTAGCATGGGGCCCAACGAGCGGATGTCTAGCCTGAACCAAGATCACTTTGCCTTTGAAGACAGCGTGGTCTTAGACACCGTGATCCGCGGTCACCAGAAGCTTTACGATATCATGACCGAGAAGAACGCCCTGTACCTGAAACCCGACTTCAACGATGAAGACGGGATTCGCGCCGCCGAATTAGAAAGCGAATTCGGCGAAATGGGCGGTTGGGAAGCCGAGTCTGAAGCGGCTCAGCTCCTCCAAAACCTGGGGATCGATGATAGCCTGCACGGCAGCCTGATGAGTGACTTGACCGAACCCCAAAAGGTGAAGGTCTTGTTAGGCCAAGCCTTGTTCGGTCATCCCGACGTGCTGCTGCTCGACGAACCGACCAACGGGTTGGACGTCCAATCCATTAGCTGGTTAGAAAACTTCTTGGCCGACTACGAAAACACGGTCATCGTGGTTTCCCATGACCGGCATTTCTTGAACCAGGTCTGCACGCACATGTGTGACGTTGACTTCAACAAGATTACGGTCTTTGTCGGGAACTACGACTTCTGGTTGGAATCCAGCCAACTGGCCGCCCAACTGAAGGCCAACGCTAACGCCAAAAAGGCCGACCAGATCAAGGAACTCCAAGAATTCATCGCCCGGTTTAGTGCCAACGCCTCGAAATCTAAGCAGGCCACGTCACGCAAGAAGCAACTGGACAAGATTACCCTAGATGACATCCAACCGTCGTCCCGGAAATATCCCTACATCAAGTTCGTGCCCGAACGCGAATTGGGCAATGACCTGGTCCGGGTGGAACACCTGACCAAGACCATTGACGGTGTGACGTTGTTTGACGACCTGAGCTTTACCTTACGGCCTGGTGAAAAGACCGCGTTTGTCAGTCAAAACGATTTGACCACTACCACGTTGATGCAGATCCTGGGCGGCAACTTGGAACCAGACAACGGGACCGTAACCTGGGGCCAAACGACCAGCCGGACCTACCTGCCCAAGAACGTCAATGAGTTCTTCTCGGCCGACGATATGACGGTGCTGGATTGGTTACGGCAATACGCCGCGAAGGAAGAAAGCGACAATACCTTCCTGCGGGGCTTCCTGGGCAAGATGTTGTTCTCCGGTGAAGACGTGACCCGGACGGTCAACGTCTTATCCGGGGGAGAAAAGGTGCGGGCGATGCTCTCCAAGATGATGTTGAGTAAGGCCAACGTCTTGGTCTTAGACGACCCAACCAACCACTTGGATCTGGAATCGATCACCGCGTTAAACGACAGTCTGGTGGCCTTCCCGGGGAGTATGCTCTTTACTTCCCATGACCACGAGTTCATCCAAACGATTGCCGACCGGATCATTGCGGTTGGCCCGAACGGCTTAGTTGACCGGGCGGATACCAGCTACGATGAATTCCTGGGCCACGCACAAGTCCAAGCCCAAGTGGCTAAATTGTACGCCTAA
- a CDS encoding SDR family NAD(P)-dependent oxidoreductase — MRYDYQDKTVIVTGGAKGIGKEVVKGIVDGGGRVALLDIDDVNAQATAQEFPGKVTAYHVDQANREEVNKTFATIIHDYQRVDGLINVAGIISARPFDQLSPEEWDRTIQINLTGPYNTVHAIWDHFKTNGGGRIVNVSSVAGKIGGGLLGTVAYASSKAGLNGFTKAIAKEGGKYGIYANAVAPSFTHTSMTTSLSEDPVKNQKVIGIIPLGRPAEAVEIAQMILFFGSDAASFITGEIGDADGGVVMDG, encoded by the coding sequence ATGCGATACGACTATCAAGATAAAACGGTAATCGTCACTGGTGGCGCTAAGGGAATTGGAAAAGAAGTGGTGAAAGGCATTGTCGACGGTGGGGGCCGGGTAGCCCTGCTCGATATTGACGATGTCAACGCGCAAGCAACCGCCCAGGAATTTCCGGGTAAGGTGACCGCGTACCACGTCGATCAGGCAAATCGTGAAGAAGTTAACAAAACGTTTGCGACCATCATTCACGATTATCAGCGCGTGGATGGGTTGATTAACGTAGCCGGAATTATCAGTGCACGCCCATTTGACCAACTGTCACCCGAAGAATGGGATCGGACTATTCAGATTAACTTGACGGGGCCTTACAATACGGTCCACGCCATTTGGGATCATTTCAAGACCAACGGTGGCGGGCGGATTGTTAACGTGTCCTCCGTGGCCGGTAAGATTGGTGGGGGCCTGCTGGGAACGGTGGCTTACGCGTCGTCGAAGGCGGGGCTCAACGGGTTTACCAAGGCAATTGCCAAGGAAGGCGGTAAGTACGGTATTTACGCGAATGCGGTGGCGCCATCCTTCACGCACACCTCGATGACCACTTCGCTATCGGAAGATCCCGTGAAGAACCAGAAGGTCATTGGGATCATTCCGTTGGGGCGGCCGGCCGAAGCCGTGGAAATTGCCCAGATGATCCTGTTCTTTGGGTCGGATGCGGCAAGCTTTATCACGGGTGAGATTGGGGATGCCGATGGTGGCGTTGTGATGGACGGCTAG
- a CDS encoding 2-keto-3-deoxygluconate permease, with the protein MAENVATPVKKKKHFSIPGGNIIIPMFIGALINTFFPSFLKIGGFTTPLAQGSGALVGAFLFVIGGTISFKATPAAVKRGGTIILTKIIVAVTLGLLLGKLLNNNFLGLSALAIIGAMSGANNAMYAGIVHDFGDDIDEAAVGITILSVGPYITMIALASSGLATFSIVTLLATILPLLVGMVLANLFPAVKKILNDGMNASIVVVGFALGCTMNFQQIFVSGASGILLGVIVTLVGGAITIWTDRLTGGSGVAGAAISSCAGANMATPAALAAVDSSYQAVAATATAQITAAVVVTAILTPTLTAWVAKRNERKKAKVLDPVE; encoded by the coding sequence ATGGCTGAAAATGTTGCGACACCCGTAAAAAAGAAGAAGCATTTTTCCATTCCGGGCGGGAATATCATCATTCCAATGTTTATTGGGGCGTTGATCAACACCTTTTTCCCGTCATTTCTGAAAATTGGTGGCTTTACCACGCCGTTAGCCCAAGGGTCGGGGGCGCTAGTGGGGGCCTTCCTGTTTGTCATTGGGGGCACGATTTCGTTTAAAGCCACGCCCGCAGCCGTGAAGCGGGGCGGAACCATTATTCTGACCAAGATTATCGTGGCCGTGACGCTAGGACTGTTGCTTGGGAAATTATTAAATAATAACTTTTTAGGTCTAAGCGCACTAGCCATTATTGGGGCAATGTCGGGTGCCAATAACGCCATGTATGCGGGAATTGTGCACGACTTTGGGGATGATATCGACGAGGCCGCCGTGGGAATCACGATCCTTAGTGTGGGGCCGTACATCACCATGATTGCCTTAGCGTCGTCGGGGTTGGCCACGTTCTCCATCGTGACGCTATTGGCCACCATCTTGCCATTATTAGTGGGGATGGTCTTAGCGAACCTCTTCCCGGCGGTCAAGAAGATCCTAAACGATGGGATGAACGCCTCAATCGTTGTGGTGGGGTTTGCCTTGGGCTGTACCATGAACTTCCAGCAAATCTTCGTCAGTGGGGCTTCCGGTATCCTATTAGGGGTCATCGTGACGCTGGTCGGCGGGGCCATTACCATCTGGACGGACCGGTTGACCGGGGGTTCCGGGGTGGCCGGAGCCGCTATCTCGAGTTGTGCGGGGGCCAATATGGCAACCCCAGCGGCCTTAGCGGCAGTTGACTCGAGTTACCAGGCGGTTGCCGCGACGGCTACGGCGCAAATCACAGCCGCGGTGGTCGTGACCGCCATCTTGACGCCCACGCTGACGGCTTGGGTGGCTAAGCGGAACGAACGGAAGAAGGCCAAAGTGTTAGATCCGGTTGAGTAA
- a CDS encoding SDR family oxidoreductase — MSHRLDGKVAIVTGGTLGIGLAIANKFVEEGARVMITGRHADVGEAAAKRIGNSDVIQFFRHDATDEQGWLDLFDTTEKAFGPVTTVVNNAGMAVNKSIENTTTAEWKKQLAVNLDAVFFGTRLGIQRMKNQHLGASIINMSSIEGLIGDPNLGAYNASKGAVRIMSKSAALDCALKDYDVRINTVHPGYIKTPLVDDLPGAEAAMSARTKTPMGHIGEPNDIAYICVYLASNESKFATGAEFVVDGGYTAQ, encoded by the coding sequence ATGAGCCATCGATTAGACGGAAAGGTCGCCATCGTAACGGGCGGCACTTTAGGCATTGGATTAGCAATTGCTAACAAGTTCGTTGAAGAAGGTGCTCGGGTCATGATCACCGGTCGGCACGCCGACGTCGGTGAAGCAGCTGCTAAGCGCATTGGCAACTCAGACGTGATTCAATTTTTCCGCCACGATGCAACTGATGAACAGGGCTGGCTCGACTTGTTTGATACGACGGAAAAGGCCTTTGGCCCCGTCACCACGGTAGTCAACAACGCCGGGATGGCCGTTAATAAGAGTATCGAAAACACCACGACGGCAGAATGGAAGAAGCAACTCGCCGTCAACTTAGACGCCGTCTTCTTCGGTACCCGATTAGGGATTCAACGCATGAAGAACCAGCATCTGGGGGCTTCCATCATTAACATGTCATCCATTGAAGGTCTCATTGGTGACCCGAACTTAGGGGCCTACAACGCTTCTAAGGGGGCCGTCCGGATTATGTCCAAGTCCGCCGCCTTAGACTGTGCCTTAAAGGACTACGACGTGCGGATCAACACCGTCCACCCCGGCTACATCAAGACGCCGTTAGTGGACGATTTGCCGGGTGCCGAAGCGGCGATGTCCGCTCGGACCAAGACGCCGATGGGCCACATCGGTGAACCAAATGACATTGCCTACATCTGTGTCTACTTGGCTTCTAACGAATCCAAGTTCGCCACCGGTGCCGAATTCGTGGTCGACGGTGGTTACACCGCCCAATAA